A single window of Bombyx mori chromosome 9, ASM3026992v2 DNA harbors:
- the LOC101738543 gene encoding protein CutA homolog, protein MLISLNRKTVLTFYLSIVRPCFVYSQTNMSSGSVDSDKYSVVYVTVPNDEVGRTIGHGLVKNKLAACVNSIPGITSIYEWKNEINEDKETLLMIKTRTSQVDKLTEYVRSNHPYEVCEVISVPIKNGNPPYLKWIGDIVPE, encoded by the exons ATGCTGATTTCTTTAAACAGGAAAACTGTTTTAACTTTTTATCTATCAATAGTGAGGCCTTGTTTTGTTTATAGTCAAACAAATATGTCTTCTGGAAGTGTTGATAGTG acaaatattCGGTGGTATATGTGACAGTACCCAATGATGAAGTTGGAAGAACTATAGGTCATGGTCTGGTGAAGAATAAGCTTGCTGCCTGTGTAAACTCCATTCCCGGAATAACATCTATTTATGAgtggaaaaatgaaattaatgaagATAAAGAG ACCTTACTTATGATAAAAACTCGTACATCTCAAGTTGATAAACTAACAGAGTATGTACGCTCCAATCATCCATACGAAGTATGCGAGGTTATATCGGTACCCATAAAGAACGGTAATCCACCATACCTGAAATGGATTGGAGATATTGTGCCAGAATGA
- the SPZ1 gene encoding spatzle-1 precursor (The RefSeq protein has 4 substitutions compared to this genomic sequence) has translation MARIHVFIFLFSVMSISAYKYRQNDQQDSPHSHPQKYLAAEPNRMSERSIHNTDHNQRLQSRSSTKIEEASRTENGTFKILNKPFSIHRRFAQTDDSPGDRVVFPGLTSRSGVNPYVPEIPESCKKMGICDKIPNYPREQVEKIVAKLGEKTEFQFDKLDLPSIPDIAQRAGSFEDSYELCDFRVQIMTPLAGQSDDLKWYHVLNFNENPLQGFRVEICNTTSTGCAKFVTMENNYNPKCVQKFIFRKMKILSESGEMIERSMKVPSCCSCVATLLG, from the exons ATGGCACGGATACACGGTTTCATCTTCTTGTTTTCCGTA ATGTCAATATCGGCCTACAAATACAGACAGAATGACCAGCAGGATTCGCCTCACAGTCACCCACAGAAATATCTGGCAGATGAACCGAATCGCATGAGTGAAAGGTCGATTCACAACACAGACCACAACCAAAGACTACAATCGAGGAGTTCAACGAAAATCGAGGAAGCATCCCGAACTGAAAATGGAACTTTCAAGATCTTGAACAAACCATTCTCGATACACAGACGATTTG CTCAAACGGACGACTCTCCGGGAGACAGGGTGGTGTTCCCGGGGCTGACCTCAAGGTCAGGCGTAAACCCATACGTCCCAGAAATCCCGGAGTCGTGCAAGAAAATTGGCATCTGTGACAAGATACCGAATTACCCAAGAGAACAAGTAGAAAAGATCGTTGCTAAG TTGGGCGAGAAAACAGAGTTTCAATTCGACAAACTGGACTTACCTTCGATACCGGATATCGCCCAGCGGGCAGGCTCATTCGAAGACTCGTACGAACTATGTGACTTTAGAGTTCAG ATTATGACTCCACTGGCAGCTCAATCGGATGATCTCAAATGGTACCATGTATTGAATTTTAACGAAAATCCACTACAAGGTTTCAGGGTCGAGATATGCAA CACTACGAGTACCGGTTGCGCGAAATTCGTGACGATGGAAAATAACTACAATCCGAAATGCGTTCAGAAGTTTATATTCAGAAAAATGAAGATCCTAAGCGAAAGCGGCGAAATGATCGAGAGGTCCATGAAAGTTCCGAGCTGTTGTTCGTGTGTTGCCACGCTACTCGGTTAA
- the SPZ1 gene encoding spatzle-1 isoform X1 has translation MSISAYKYRQNDQQDSPHSHPQKYLADEPNRMSERSIHNTDHNQRLQSRSSTKIEEASRTENGTFKILNKPFSIHRRFAQTDDSPGDRVVFPGLTSRSGVNPYVPEIPESCKKIGICDKIPNYPREQVEKIVAKLGEKTEFQFDKLDLPSIPDIAQRAGSFEDSYELCDFRVQIMTPLAAQSDDLKWYHVLNFNENPLQGFRVEICNTTSTGCAKFVTMENNYNPKCVQKFIFRKMKILSESGEMIERSMKVPSCCSCVATLLG, from the exons ATGTCAATATCGGCCTACAAATACAGACAGAATGACCAGCAGGATTCGCCTCACAGTCACCCACAGAAATATCTGGCAGATGAACCGAATCGCATGAGTGAAAGGTCGATTCACAACACAGACCACAACCAAAGACTACAATCGAGGAGTTCAACGAAAATCGAGGAAGCATCCCGAACTGAAAATGGAACTTTCAAGATCTTGAACAAACCATTCTCGATACACAGACGATTTG CTCAAACGGACGACTCTCCGGGAGACAGGGTGGTGTTCCCGGGGCTGACCTCAAGGTCAGGCGTAAACCCATACGTCCCAGAAATCCCGGAGTCGTGCAAGAAAATTGGCATCTGTGACAAGATACCGAATTACCCAAGAGAACAAGTAGAAAAGATCGTTGCTAAG TTGGGCGAGAAAACAGAGTTTCAATTCGACAAACTGGACTTACCTTCGATACCGGATATCGCCCAGCGGGCAGGCTCATTCGAAGACTCGTACGAACTATGTGACTTTAGAGTTCAG ATTATGACTCCACTGGCAGCTCAATCGGATGATCTCAAATGGTACCATGTATTGAATTTTAACGAAAATCCACTACAAGGTTTCAGGGTCGAGATATGCAA CACTACGAGTACCGGTTGCGCGAAATTCGTGACGATGGAAAATAACTACAATCCGAAATGCGTTCAGAAGTTTATATTCAGAAAAATGAAGATCCTAAGCGAAAGCGGCGAAATGATCGAGAGGTCCATGAAAGTTCCGAGCTGTTGTTCGTGTGTTGCCACGCTACTCGGTTAA